One Mangifera indica cultivar Alphonso chromosome 4, CATAS_Mindica_2.1, whole genome shotgun sequence genomic region harbors:
- the LOC123214780 gene encoding HVA22-like protein c codes for MGSGNFLQVVAKNFDVLALPLVTLVYPLYASIKAIETKSVSDDQQWLTYWVLYSMITLFELTFAKVLELIAIWLYIKLILTCWLVLPHFNGAAYVYRNFIRPFYMNPQSATSKIWYVPRKKDFFSKPDDVLTAAERYIQEHGPEAFERLITKAEREERTRKSNNYMIFDDDYIY; via the exons ATGGGTTCTGGGAATTTTCTCCAAGTAGTTGCTAAGAACTTCGATGTTCTTGCTTT GCCTCTAGTCACACTTGTTTACCCTCT ATATGCTTCAATAAAGGCTATAGAGACCAAGTCTGTTTCTGATGACCAACAATGGCTTACTTATTGGGTTCTGTACTCTATGATCACACTCTTCGAACTTACTTTTGCCAAAGTGCTTGAACT GATTGCGATATGGCTTTACATCAAGCTGATTCTTACATGCTGGCTGGTATTACCACATTTCAATGGGGCAGCATACGTTTATCGGAACTTCATTAGACCTTTCTACATGAACCCACAAAGTGCAACTTCTAAAATCTGGTATGTCCCACGGAAGAAGGATTTCTTCAGCAAACCAGATGATGTTCTTACAGCTGCAGAAAGATATATTCAAGAGCATGGACCAGAAGCATTTGAAAGGCTTATCACCAAG GCTGAGAGAGAAGAAAGGACGAGGAAGAGCAACAATTATATGATCTTTGATGATGATTATATATACTGA